From the genome of Streptococcus marmotae, one region includes:
- a CDS encoding ABC transporter ATP-binding protein, whose protein sequence is MENKKSSLLNQMKPYTKGFQVPFVVAVIGAIISSIITVIGPDKLSEITDLITKGLMTGIDTDKVSEIAMTLAILYGIGAVVNYAQAFTISTIVQHFSKRLRTAIAEKINKLPLRYFDSHSQGDTLSRVTNDVDTASQSLNQSLGTVLSSSILLVAALIMMFKTNVTLSFVTIASVLFGFVFVGIIMGRAKGFFKSQQTNLANVNGYVEEMYSGHSVVASYHAGRTVKEEFQHLNQALYTSMWKSQFISGIMMPMMMFIGNFGYVMVVVTGAALTLNGHATMGTIVAFMVYVRIFSQPLSQIAQGLTVLQSASAAMGRVFEFLGEPEMEVDSHKAQELSTVKGDVTFEHVSFGYSADKTIIHDFSAIAKAGQKIAIVGPTGAGKTTIVNLLMKFYDIDQGRILIDGIDTKNMKRSEVHDAFSMVLQDTWLFEGTIKENLIYNQSHVSDEAVIEAAKAVGVHHFIMTLPKGYDTLLDDTVNLSVGQKQLLTIARALLKNAPLLILDEATSSVDTRTEELIQRAMDKLMEGRTSFVIAHRLSTIRNADLILVMKDGNIIEQGNHDALMAQNGFYANLYNSQFVEE, encoded by the coding sequence ATGGAAAATAAAAAATCTTCTTTATTGAACCAGATGAAGCCCTATACCAAAGGCTTCCAAGTTCCTTTTGTCGTTGCGGTGATTGGAGCGATTATCTCAAGCATTATCACGGTAATTGGTCCTGATAAACTCAGCGAGATTACAGACTTGATCACCAAGGGCTTGATGACGGGAATTGATACGGATAAGGTGTCAGAAATCGCGATGACCCTAGCTATTCTTTACGGAATTGGAGCGGTGGTTAACTACGCTCAAGCCTTTACTATTTCAACAATCGTTCAGCATTTTTCAAAACGGTTGCGGACGGCGATTGCAGAAAAAATTAACAAACTCCCTCTCCGTTATTTTGATAGTCATTCGCAAGGTGATACCTTATCCCGTGTCACCAATGATGTGGATACGGCTAGCCAATCCCTCAACCAAAGTTTGGGGACGGTTCTTTCTTCTAGTATTCTCTTGGTAGCAGCCCTCATTATGATGTTTAAAACCAATGTGACCTTATCCTTTGTCACCATTGCTTCTGTCTTGTTTGGCTTTGTCTTTGTTGGTATTATCATGGGGCGTGCAAAGGGCTTCTTCAAAAGTCAGCAGACCAATCTTGCTAATGTAAATGGCTATGTAGAAGAAATGTACTCTGGGCATTCGGTGGTTGCTAGCTATCATGCGGGTCGTACAGTAAAAGAAGAGTTTCAGCATCTCAATCAAGCCCTGTACACAAGTATGTGGAAATCCCAATTCATTTCAGGGATTATGATGCCCATGATGATGTTTATCGGAAACTTTGGTTACGTCATGGTTGTAGTGACAGGAGCAGCCTTGACACTAAATGGTCATGCAACCATGGGAACGATTGTAGCCTTTATGGTCTATGTGCGGATCTTCTCTCAGCCCCTTTCTCAGATTGCCCAAGGTTTGACAGTCTTACAATCAGCTAGCGCTGCGATGGGTCGTGTGTTTGAATTCTTGGGTGAGCCTGAAATGGAGGTGGACAGCCATAAGGCACAAGAACTTAGTACTGTAAAAGGCGATGTCACATTTGAGCACGTTTCCTTTGGCTATTCTGCTGATAAGACCATTATCCATGACTTCTCCGCAATAGCTAAGGCTGGGCAAAAAATTGCCATTGTGGGGCCAACAGGAGCTGGAAAGACGACCATTGTCAATCTCTTGATGAAGTTCTATGACATTGATCAAGGCCGTATTTTGATTGACGGGATTGATACCAAAAATATGAAACGTTCTGAAGTTCATGATGCCTTTAGTATGGTCTTACAAGATACCTGGCTCTTTGAGGGAACGATTAAGGAAAATCTGATTTATAATCAAAGCCATGTTTCAGACGAAGCGGTTATCGAAGCTGCCAAAGCAGTCGGAGTGCATCATTTTATTATGACCTTGCCGAAAGGCTACGATACCCTGCTAGATGATACGGTAAACTTATCTGTCGGGCAAAAACAATTGCTAACCATTGCACGTGCCTTGTTGAAAAATGCTCCCCTTCTGATCCTTGATGAGGCAACTAGCTCTGTTGATACGCGGACAGAGGAATTGATCCAAAGGGCCATGGATAAACTGATGGAAGGCCGTACTTCCTTT